CGGCGCTCTGATGAAAGCGCTTGGTCCACAGCGTGAGGTCTACACCCGCGGGGTCCTGCGGCGTCGGCTTGGGATTGTCCTGGGTGTTCTCCGGCCGCACGGGGAATCCCGCCGCACCGAGGGCGTCGCGCAGGCCGTCGGCGGCGGCCAGATCGGCGACGGTGATCTGCAGATCGATCACATCCTTGGCGGGCAACCCCGGCACCGAGGTGGAACCGATGTGATCGATCCGGGACGCGGCGCCGCCGCAGGCCACCCACAACCGGGCGATCAGCCGCTGCGCGTGCGCCGGCCAGGACGGATCGGCGGGCACGAGCCGGATGTCGCCGCGGCGCGCGGGCGTCCCGGCCCGCAGGTTCCGCTCGAACGGCACCAAACGCTCGGCCCACAGCCTGCGTACCTCGGCCTCGACCGCACCCGGCGCGCCGCTGTTGTCCAGCAATACATCGGCAACGGCCCGGCGCTGTTCGTCGGTGGCTTGTGCGGAAATACGCGCGCGCGCATCGGCTTCGGCGACGCCACGGAATTCCACCAGACGGCGGATACGCGTTTCGGCATCGACGTCGACAATGAGCACGAGATTCATCAGCGGCGCCAGACCGTTTTCCACCAGAAGCGGAATATCCTGCACCACAACGGCGTCCGCGGGCGCGGCGGCGATCAATTCCGCCGTGCGTTTTCCGACGAGTGGGTGGGTGATCGAATTCAGTTTCGCGCGCGCCGCGTCGTCACCGAAGGCCTTGGCCGCCAAGGCCGACCGATCGAGGCTGCCGTCCGCCGCGAGGATGTCGGCGCCGAACGCATCCACCAGCGCGGCCAGGCCCTCGGTGCCCGGCTCCACCACCTCCCGGGCGATCAGGTCGGAATCGATGACCACCGCGCCGAGGTCGGCGAGCGCCCGGGCCACCGTCGACTTCCCCGCTCCCATGCCTCCGGTGAGGCCGATTCGTAACATTCGACCAGTCTCGCATCCGGACCGGGCTCGGGCGTCCGCCGCCCCGATCGCGTCCACCCGGCCACGAAGCCGATTCGGTCGATTACCCGATGGGCCCGCGCATTCCACCACTCGCGGCGCCATTTGCCCGTTCCGTGACAACGCCGAGACCGATTCGCAACAATTCCGGATGTTTGCCGTTGCGCGGCGGCGACTTTCCGACACGCCGAGGCAATTACTCGGGCAAAATACTCTGCCGAGCACTTTCGTTCCGCTAATCTTCGCCGTGGCGATCCAGGCCGACACCAGCGAAGCAAAGGAACACCATTGGGCACCAGAATCAACCAGACGGGTCGCCACCGCCTGGGCATGGCGGGGCGAGTGCACTGCATTCAGATCCCCGCTGTCGCGGCGGCGCTCGCCGAGCACCGCCGCTCTTGGTTCACCGCGTTCATCAGTCCCGCGCGGCACAGTTTCGCTGCCATGCGGAACCGTCCGGCCGCACCCGCGGTCCGGTGGGTACCTGCTACCGCAAGCTGAACCCGAGTTCGAAGTGGCCCAGCCTCTCGCCAAGGCTGGGCCACTGTTTTGCGCGCCCGGTTTCGCTGTGCGGCACGATGATCCGTCCACCGCATCACCCCTTGCGCAACCCGAAATGCAAGTACAGATGCAAGGTCGCTTACCCGCGGTACCGCCCAGCGCTCCGGTAGGCACAGCACCCCACGATGGTTGCGGTCGCAGTAAAAC
Above is a genomic segment from Nocardia sputorum containing:
- the coaE gene encoding dephospho-CoA kinase, which encodes MLRIGLTGGMGAGKSTVARALADLGAVVIDSDLIAREVVEPGTEGLAALVDAFGADILAADGSLDRSALAAKAFGDDAARAKLNSITHPLVGKRTAELIAAAPADAVVVQDIPLLVENGLAPLMNLVLIVDVDAETRIRRLVEFRGVAEADARARISAQATDEQRRAVADVLLDNSGAPGAVEAEVRRLWAERLVPFERNLRAGTPARRGDIRLVPADPSWPAHAQRLIARLWVACGGAASRIDHIGSTSVPGLPAKDVIDLQITVADLAAADGLRDALGAAGFPVRPENTQDNPKPTPQDPAGVDLTLWTKRFHQSADPGRLANVHVRVDGSPGQQYALLLRDWLRADAEARAEYVAVKREGEAKAAGLSGAEATAVYLGVKEPWFDAAYPRALAWRDSSAP